A single Arcobacter sp. FWKO B DNA region contains:
- a CDS encoding rhodanese-like domain-containing protein — MKKIFLFTLIFCATLFAQNIEYKADITAVEAYNMQKNGVILIDTRTKKEYDFMRPKNAILIESYFEINGQRVFNENFVTQVEDLVNMNLSKEIILICRSGSRTKEAATILAKNGFSNVYNVKSGFVYDWMKSDLPIEKN, encoded by the coding sequence ATGAAAAAGATTTTTTTATTTACACTGATATTTTGTGCAACATTATTTGCACAAAATATTGAATACAAAGCTGATATTACTGCTGTTGAAGCCTACAATATGCAAAAAAACGGTGTAATTTTAATAGACACAAGAACAAAAAAAGAATATGATTTCATGAGACCTAAAAATGCAATATTAATTGAATCTTATTTTGAAATAAATGGACAAAGAGTTTTTAATGAAAACTTTGTAACGCAAGTTGAGGATCTTGTAAATATGAATTTATCAAAAGAGATAATACTTATTTGTAGAAGTGGAAGCAGAACAAAAGAAGCTGCTACAATTTTGGCAAAAAATGGATTTTCAAATGTATACAATGTCAAAAGTGGGTTTGTTTATGATTGGATGAAGTCTGATTTACCAATAGAAAAGAATTAA
- the ftsZ gene encoding cell division protein FtsZ — protein sequence MDNLFDPTSIKVELPTKVLGENLVKISVVGVGGGGCNMINHMINEGTYKIDLIVANTDFQALQVSKAPKKIQLGTKLTKGWGTGMEPEIGRDSAVENYEDIKNTFEGSDIVFIAAGLGGGTGTGAAPIIAKAAKEVGALTVSVVTKPFSWEGKKRAGLANLGLEELKKVSDSIIIIPNDRLLEIVDRDIGMKDAFKLVDNILFQAVSGMSEVILNPGNNDINVDFADIKKIMQHKGMALMGVGRAKGDDAAIQALDDAIESPLLDKMSLSSARGILIHFNVHPQVSLFSINDVMSRLYETIESGSADVIFGTTTDETLDRDEVKITIVATGFESKEPKNSQVKENEDEYPSISISKDDDKYLDVPPLMREYVIKYPLKKSSKASA from the coding sequence ATGGATAATTTATTTGACCCAACTAGCATAAAAGTAGAACTTCCTACAAAAGTTTTAGGTGAAAACCTTGTAAAAATATCTGTAGTAGGTGTTGGTGGTGGTGGTTGTAATATGATCAACCATATGATTAACGAAGGAACATACAAAATAGACTTAATTGTTGCCAATACAGATTTTCAAGCCCTTCAAGTATCAAAAGCTCCAAAGAAAATACAACTTGGTACAAAACTAACTAAAGGTTGGGGTACAGGAATGGAGCCTGAAATTGGGCGAGATTCTGCTGTAGAAAACTATGAAGATATCAAAAATACATTTGAAGGTTCAGATATTGTTTTTATTGCAGCTGGTCTAGGAGGCGGAACTGGAACAGGAGCTGCTCCAATTATAGCAAAAGCAGCAAAAGAAGTCGGGGCTTTAACTGTATCAGTTGTAACAAAACCTTTTAGTTGGGAAGGTAAAAAAAGAGCAGGACTGGCAAACTTAGGTCTAGAAGAGCTAAAAAAAGTTAGTGATTCAATAATAATTATTCCAAACGACAGACTACTAGAGATAGTTGATCGTGATATAGGGATGAAAGATGCTTTTAAACTCGTAGACAACATCCTTTTTCAAGCAGTAAGTGGTATGAGTGAAGTTATTCTAAATCCAGGTAATAATGATATAAATGTGGATTTTGCTGACATCAAGAAAATTATGCAACATAAAGGAATGGCACTTATGGGTGTTGGTCGTGCAAAAGGAGATGATGCTGCTATCCAAGCTCTTGATGATGCTATAGAATCGCCACTACTTGATAAGATGTCACTAAGCAGTGCAAGAGGTATATTAATACATTTTAATGTTCATCCTCAAGTATCTTTATTTTCAATCAATGATGTTATGAGTAGATTATATGAGACTATAGAAAGTGGAAGTGCTGATGTTATTTTTGGTACAACAACTGATGAAACTCTAGATCGTGATGAAGTAAAAATAACAATAGTTGCAACAGGTTTTGAATCAAAAGAGCCAAAAAATTCACAAGTAAAAGAAAATGAAGACGAATACCCAAGCATCTCTATATCTAAAGATGATGATAAATATTTAGATGTACCACCACTTATGAGAGAATATGTAATTAAATATCCT
- a CDS encoding pyridoxal phosphate-dependent aminotransferase, translating into MLLSKRVNVLSESLTIAISSLARDLKASGKDVVSFSAGEPDFDTPQKIKDAAIEALNKGVTKYTAVEGTIDCRKAIANKLKRENGLDYKPSDIVINVGAKHSLFNLFQAVIDEGDEVIIPAPYWVTYPEIVLYSGGKPVFIETSDESSFKMTPAQLKSAITPKTKMVVITSPSNPTGAVYTKSELEALAEVLKGTDILVASDEMYEKLLYDGSTFTATASISKDMFDRTITINGLSKSVAMTGWRFGYLASNNKELIDAINKLQSQSTSNINSITQYAAITALNGDVDSDIEAMRVEFEKRRNLACELLNKIDGVSVVKPSGAFYLFVNIKEIENDSMKFCKELLEIAGVAVVPGIGFGMDGYFRFSFATDEATIIDGIQRIEKFISSKKK; encoded by the coding sequence ATGTTATTGTCAAAAAGAGTAAATGTCCTTTCAGAGTCTTTGACTATTGCAATCTCTTCATTAGCAAGAGATTTAAAAGCTAGTGGTAAAGATGTGGTAAGTTTTTCAGCAGGTGAACCTGATTTTGATACACCTCAAAAAATTAAAGATGCTGCTATAGAAGCACTAAATAAAGGGGTAACTAAATATACAGCAGTTGAAGGAACAATTGATTGTAGAAAAGCTATTGCAAATAAACTAAAAAGAGAAAATGGACTTGATTACAAGCCATCTGATATAGTTATTAATGTTGGTGCTAAACACTCTTTATTCAATCTTTTTCAAGCAGTAATTGATGAGGGTGATGAAGTAATTATTCCAGCACCTTATTGGGTAACATATCCAGAAATAGTACTATATAGTGGTGGTAAACCAGTTTTTATAGAAACTAGTGATGAAAGTAGCTTTAAAATGACACCTGCTCAACTTAAATCTGCAATAACACCAAAAACTAAAATGGTTGTAATCACAAGCCCATCAAATCCAACTGGTGCAGTATACACAAAATCAGAATTGGAAGCTTTAGCGGAAGTTCTAAAAGGAACTGATATTTTAGTTGCTAGTGATGAAATGTATGAAAAACTATTGTACGATGGAAGTACATTTACAGCAACTGCAAGTATAAGCAAAGATATGTTTGATAGAACAATTACAATCAATGGACTTAGCAAAAGTGTTGCAATGACGGGATGGAGATTTGGATATCTTGCTTCAAACAACAAAGAACTTATTGATGCAATCAATAAACTTCAAAGTCAAAGCACATCAAATATAAACTCAATAACTCAATATGCTGCTATTACTGCACTAAATGGTGATGTTGATAGTGATATTGAAGCAATGAGAGTGGAATTTGAAAAAAGAAGAAACCTAGCGTGTGAGCTTTTAAATAAAATTGATGGAGTATCTGTTGTAAAGCCAAGTGGTGCATTTTATCTTTTTGTAAATATCAAAGAAATTGAAAACGATAGCATGAAGTTCTGTAAAGAACTCCTAGAAATTGCAGGAGTTGCGGTAGTACCTGGTATTGGATTTGGTATGGATGGATACTTTAGATTTTCATTTGCTACAGATGAAGCAACAATTATCGATGGAATACAAAGAATAGAAAAATTTATTAGTTCAAAAAAGAAGTAA
- a CDS encoding cation diffusion facilitator family transporter gives MTLQKKATIVSSSVAALLTLMKFSVGLASGSVAVLASAVDSILDMFVSLFNYFAISKSEKPADETFNYGRGKIEALASVIEGSVIAISGIFLFYQAIKKAIYGEESTYLELSLYIMMASLIITIALVIYLNYVAKKTGSMVVKADALHYKTDIYSNGAVLISVFIVFMTGYEFADVLVGGAIALFIIYSAYELIKEGVLVLLDRALEDEIVSNIKIAIESESVVNDYHYLKTRQAGQDIFVDVHLVFDCLISLMDAHRASDRIEEQIRKLDTNKNWVINMHLDPYDDSIINDTQTIYNKGE, from the coding sequence ATGACTTTACAAAAAAAAGCTACCATAGTCTCTAGCTCAGTTGCTGCATTATTGACACTGATGAAATTCAGTGTCGGTCTTGCAAGTGGTAGTGTAGCTGTTCTAGCATCAGCAGTTGACTCTATTTTAGATATGTTTGTATCACTTTTTAATTATTTTGCTATTTCAAAAAGTGAAAAACCTGCTGATGAAACTTTCAATTATGGAAGAGGTAAAATTGAAGCTCTAGCATCTGTAATTGAAGGTTCTGTAATAGCAATTTCTGGTATTTTTTTGTTTTATCAAGCTATAAAAAAAGCTATTTATGGTGAAGAATCAACATATCTTGAACTCTCATTATATATCATGATGGCTTCACTAATTATTACTATTGCACTAGTTATATACTTAAATTATGTAGCCAAAAAAACTGGCTCTATGGTAGTTAAAGCTGATGCTTTGCATTACAAAACTGATATTTATAGTAATGGTGCTGTTTTAATATCTGTTTTTATAGTTTTTATGACAGGATACGAATTTGCTGATGTTCTTGTAGGGGGTGCTATTGCACTTTTTATTATATATTCAGCATATGAACTAATCAAAGAAGGTGTTTTAGTTCTTCTTGACAGAGCTTTAGAAGATGAAATTGTGTCAAATATAAAAATAGCTATCGAGAGTGAAAGCGTAGTAAATGACTACCATTATCTAAAAACAAGACAAGCTGGTCAAGATATTTTTGTAGATGTTCATCTTGTTTTTGACTGTTTGATATCACTTATGGATGCACATCGTGCAAGTGATCGTATTGAAGAGCAAATTAGAAAACTAGATACAAATAAAAACTGGGTTATAAATATGCATTTAGATCCATATGACGACTCTATAATAAATGACACTCAAACTATATACAATAAAGGAGAATAA
- the ftsA gene encoding cell division protein FtsA — protein MNKTILAIDIGTTNIITVVARNDFDNRINILGVGNNQTTGIEKGLITDIQNVGEIIKLSVEDAKKSAEATIDEVYVSFSAASTKNTLSKGAVNIPNGIITEKEINQVMQMALYNANIVPDYDPIHVFPIYFKVDDSGEFTNPLNMNASRLEVSVYIVTGKKTAITNVKSALKVAGIENSTFVLHGYASALSIINEEQKKFGVAVLDIGSSTSDLIIYKGNSIIYNDFFPVGSLNITNDLSVMLHTPPVAAEMVKVKYGSLIPIDEDDDEAIRKVQVPMIGNEQETKEISIDMIQTIIHARVEETLIFLANKIKSSGLSDKLGAGIIITGGMSKLKGIDELASMIFGDTPIKVANPKNIKNGYIDFNDSTMATTVGLLLYGLDLNPSFELDSNKRLRKSTNKKPSPQAQPNIPLMDKTVKPTKGDLTELSQLKKSSTNPIQKIWNKILEWF, from the coding sequence TTGAATAAAACAATTTTGGCAATAGACATAGGAACAACAAATATCATAACAGTAGTTGCAAGAAATGATTTTGACAATAGAATTAATATATTAGGTGTTGGAAACAATCAAACAACTGGTATAGAAAAAGGTCTTATTACAGATATTCAGAATGTTGGTGAAATAATAAAACTTTCTGTTGAAGATGCAAAAAAAAGTGCAGAAGCAACTATAGATGAAGTATATGTCTCTTTTTCTGCAGCATCAACAAAAAATACATTAAGCAAGGGTGCAGTAAATATACCTAATGGAATAATTACGGAAAAAGAGATAAATCAAGTTATGCAAATGGCTTTATATAACGCAAATATTGTTCCTGATTATGACCCTATACATGTATTTCCTATTTATTTCAAAGTTGATGACTCTGGAGAATTTACAAATCCTTTAAATATGAATGCCTCAAGACTTGAAGTAAGTGTATATATCGTAACAGGCAAAAAAACAGCTATTACAAATGTAAAAAGTGCTTTAAAAGTTGCTGGAATTGAAAATAGTACTTTTGTTCTTCATGGATATGCATCTGCACTTTCTATTATTAATGAAGAGCAAAAGAAATTCGGTGTAGCTGTATTAGATATTGGAAGTAGTACTAGTGATTTAATTATTTATAAAGGTAATTCTATAATATACAATGACTTTTTTCCTGTAGGTTCATTAAATATTACAAATGATTTATCTGTTATGCTTCATACACCTCCTGTTGCTGCTGAGATGGTTAAAGTTAAATACGGTTCACTAATACCAATAGATGAAGATGATGATGAGGCTATTAGAAAAGTGCAAGTTCCAATGATTGGGAATGAACAAGAAACTAAAGAGATATCAATAGATATGATACAAACTATTATACATGCTAGAGTAGAAGAGACACTTATTTTCTTAGCAAATAAAATTAAATCAAGTGGATTAAGCGATAAACTTGGAGCTGGTATTATAATAACAGGTGGAATGAGTAAATTAAAAGGGATTGATGAATTAGCATCTATGATATTTGGTGATACACCTATAAAAGTAGCTAATCCTAAAAATATCAAAAATGGGTATATTGATTTCAATGATTCTACAATGGCTACAACTGTTGGTTTATTATTATATGGTTTAGATTTAAACCCATCTTTTGAACTTGATTCAAATAAAAGACTAAGAAAATCAACAAACAAAAAGCCATCACCTCAAGCTCAACCTAATATTCCCCTTATGGATAAAACAGTAAAACCTACAAAAGGTGATCTTACAGAACTGTCTCAACTTAAAAAAAGTAGCACAAACCCTATACAAAAAATATGGAATAAAATATTGGAGTGGTTTTAA
- a CDS encoding peptidylprolyl isomerase has protein sequence MIEWMQRHKKWLVVTIWVSVIAFVGAGFVGWGAYDFGKSDGAVAKVGNKEIQMNELQREYSNLYSQYASILGDNFNQELARQFGLDKIALQTLIQKYLLISYADDIGLDVTDEEVANELLKIEAFYKDGKFDKEQYITVLRQNRVNPIEFEKSLKNDLIVQKIQNILQISNTPAEIEAVSNLIFMENEISIKILSQKDVNIDISEESLKAYWEENKDKYLSPLSYEIQTYVSKSTNDKEFSESEIEDFYNRTRLEYTHEDGRIKTIDEAHEDLIIAMNLENNKNDALRTYLALKKDELSFENTLILSVDSEIIADYYDEISGLKVGEISKPFILDNNYVIIKLNKINNPTPLSFEEARSIASIDYKTINSREKLLEKANEALTTQNTQKIGYVSRESIEIIDGLRADEASEFLNELFKTKAKSGVIELENKVVAYEILNSRLGIHTQSKEMIVSNTIMDIKTNELFSNLLETLGQKYKVTYYMK, from the coding sequence ATGATAGAGTGGATGCAACGACATAAAAAATGGCTTGTAGTAACAATTTGGGTGAGTGTAATAGCTTTTGTTGGTGCTGGTTTTGTTGGATGGGGTGCTTACGATTTTGGCAAATCTGATGGTGCTGTAGCAAAAGTTGGAAATAAAGAAATACAAATGAATGAGCTACAAAGAGAGTATAGTAATTTATATTCACAATATGCTTCAATCTTGGGTGACAATTTCAATCAAGAACTTGCAAGACAATTTGGCTTGGATAAAATAGCGTTACAAACACTTATTCAAAAATATTTGTTAATTTCTTATGCTGATGATATAGGTCTTGATGTTACAGATGAAGAAGTTGCAAATGAACTACTCAAAATAGAAGCTTTTTATAAAGATGGAAAATTTGATAAAGAGCAATACATAACTGTTTTAAGACAAAATAGAGTGAACCCTATAGAGTTTGAAAAAAGTTTAAAAAATGATTTAATTGTCCAAAAAATACAAAATATTCTTCAAATAAGCAATACTCCTGCAGAGATTGAAGCTGTAAGTAATTTAATTTTTATGGAAAATGAAATTAGTATCAAAATATTATCACAAAAAGATGTTAATATTGATATTAGTGAAGAGAGTTTAAAAGCTTATTGGGAAGAAAATAAAGATAAATACCTATCACCATTATCATATGAAATACAAACTTATGTAAGTAAAAGTACAAATGATAAAGAGTTTTCAGAAAGTGAAATAGAAGATTTTTACAACAGAACAAGACTTGAATATACTCACGAAGATGGAAGAATTAAAACTATTGATGAAGCACATGAAGATTTAATAATCGCAATGAACTTAGAAAATAATAAAAATGATGCTTTAAGAACATATCTTGCACTCAAAAAAGATGAATTGTCATTTGAAAATACTTTAATTCTAAGTGTTGATAGTGAGATTATAGCTGATTATTATGATGAAATATCAGGATTAAAAGTTGGTGAAATTTCTAAACCATTTATTTTGGATAACAACTATGTAATAATAAAATTAAACAAAATAAACAACCCTACTCCACTTTCTTTTGAAGAGGCTAGAAGTATTGCATCAATAGATTATAAAACAATCAATTCAAGAGAAAAGCTTCTAGAAAAAGCAAATGAAGCATTAACAACACAAAATACACAAAAAATTGGTTATGTAAGTAGAGAGTCTATTGAAATAATAGATGGATTAAGAGCTGATGAAGCTTCTGAGTTTTTAAATGAATTATTTAAAACAAAAGCAAAATCAGGTGTTATAGAGCTTGAAAACAAAGTAGTTGCATATGAAATATTAAACTCAAGACTAGGAATACACACTCAGTCTAAAGAGATGATTGTATCAAATACAATCATGGATATTAAAACAAATGAATTGTTTTCTAACCTTTTAGAAACACTTGGTCAAAAGTACAAAGTTACCTATTATATGAAATAA